In Scatophagus argus isolate fScaArg1 chromosome 3, fScaArg1.pri, whole genome shotgun sequence, one genomic interval encodes:
- the appl1 gene encoding DCC-interacting protein 13-alpha, translating to MPGIEKLPIEETLEDSPQTRSLLGVFEEDTAAISSYCTQLYQAMHRIYDAQNELSAATHLTSRLLKEYDKQRFPLGGDDEVMSSTLQQFAKVIDELSSCHAVLSTQLADAMMFPITQFKERDLKEILTLKEVFQISSDDHDTAINRYSRLSKRKDNDKLRAEAVEDVYTSRKKQHQTMMHYFCSLNTLQYKKKMALLEPLLGYMQAQISFFKLGSENLSQQWEDFLGTIGTSVQNVRREMEEEVTHMQQTIQDMERSCDSLYAPCDPDPAHSPVCRNLTRKQGYLYIRNKTGLVSTSWERQYFFTQGGNLMQQGRGEVAGGLVTDLDNCSVMAVDCDDRRFCFQVTSFDGKKVVTLQAESRKDCEEWVATINNISRRIYLSENAEELAARVNQSALEAVTPSPSFQQRHESMRPSSKGRVGRASSISSVGSEPSPALSVLSLDALVAPETPIQFDIISPVSDESSGQSKAASQSGRRSNPFGESGDSPSGDSEESILHQLFIVRFLGSMEVRTAESADVISETMRQILAARAIHNIFRMTESHLLVTCDCLKLIDPQTQVTRLRFPLSTVLQCSSHQDNKRLFGFVLQPAGGRGDSRAVCYIFESNNDGEKICDSIGLAKQIAFHSEMDRKAVEKKKEQDKAKEKQQEELSKQRQIEKDLEEQSRLIAASSRPVNPPGSDGQFLVLSNSQSEDSDAGEEGKKKGESEA from the exons ATGCCCGGGATAGAGAAGCTGCCGATTGAAGAAACGCTGGAGGACAGTCCGCAG ACGCGCTCCCTGCTGGGCGTGTTTGAGGAGGACACTGCAGCCATCTCCAGCTACTGCACCCAGCTCTATCAGGCCATGCACAGGATTTATGACGCACAG AATGAGCTGAGTGCTGCGACACACCTGACCTCCAGACTGCTGAAAGAGTACGACAAACAG CGTTTTCCTCTAGGGGGCGATGATGAGGTGATGAGCTCCACCCTGCAGCAGTTTGCAAAAGTCATTGAtgag CTGAGTTCCTGCCATGCCGTCTTGTCCACCCAACTTGCAGATGCCATGATGTTtccgatcactcagtttaaaGAGAGAGATCTGAAGG AGATCCTCACTCTTAAAGAAGTCTTCCAAATATCCAGTGACG ATCACGACACAGCCATTAACAGATACAGTCGTCTGTCCAAGAGGAAAGACAACGACAAG TTGCGAGCTGAAGCTGTGGAGGACGTCTACACGTCCCGCAAGAAACAGCACCAGACCATGATGCACTACTTCTGCTCACTTAACACACTACAGTACAAGAAGAAGATGGCGCTGCTGGAGCCGCTGCTGGGCTACATGCAGGCCCAG ATCAGTTTCTTTAAGCTGGGCTCAGAAAATCTCTCCCAGCAGTGGGAGGACTTCCTGGGAACCATAGGAACCAGTGTGCAGAA tgtgcgtcgggagatggaggaggaggtcacGCACATGCAACAGACCATCCAGGACATGGAGAGATCATGTGACTCGCTGTATGCTCCGTGTGACCCTGACCCCGCCCACTCACCTGTCTGTCGCAACTTGACCAGGAAACAGGGCTACCTGTACATCCGAAA TAAGACCGGGCTGGTGTCGACGTCCTGGGAGCGCCAGTACTTCTTCACGCAGGGCGGTAACCTGATGCAGCAGGGCCGCGGCGAGGTGGCGGGCGGGCTGGTCACAGACCTCGACAACTGTTCCGTCATGGCGGTAGACTGTGACGACCGCCGCTTCTGCTTCCAGGTCACTTCCTTCGATGGCAAGAA AGTGGTGACCCTGCAGGCGGAGAGCAGGAAGGACTGCGAGGAG TGGGTCGCCACCATCAACAACATCTCCAGAAGGATCTACCTGAGCGAGAACGCAGAG GAGCTGGCAGCCAGAGTGAACCAATCGGCTCTCGAAGCCGTGACACCGTCGCCGTCCTTCCAACAGAGACATGAGAGCATGAGACCCAGCAG TAAAGGGCGTGTGGGCCGAGCGAGCAGCATCAGCTCTGTGGGCTCAGAGCCGTCACCTGCCCTCTCTGTGCTCTCATTGGATGCTCTGGTAGCCCCGGAAACCCCAATCCAGTTTGACATCATTTCCCCCGTCAGTGACGAGAGCTCGGGACAGAGCAAGGCGGCATCACAGTCcggcag aaGAAGTAATCCGTTCGGAGAGTCAGGAGACAGCCCATCAGGGGACAGTGAAG AATCGATCCTCCATCAGCTCTTCATCGTTCGCTTCCTGGGCTCCATGGAGGTGAGGACTGCTGAGTCTGCAGACGTCATCTCTGAGACCATGAGGCAGATCCTGGCGGCCAGAGCCATCCACAACATCTTCAGGATGACTGAATCCCACCTGCTGGTCACCTGTGACTGCCTCAA gctAATTGATCCTCAGACACAAGTCACTCGCCTCAGG TTCCCTCTCTCCACTGTGCTTCAGTGTTCGTCTCATCAGGACAACAAGAGGCTGTTTGGTTTCGTTCTGCAGCCGGCAGGCGGGCGGGGTGACAGCCGGGCCGTCTGCTACATCTTTGAGTCCAACAACGATGGAGAGAAG ATCTGTGACAGCATCGGTCTGGCCAAGCAGATAGCCTTCCACTCTGAGATG GACCGTAAGGccgtggagaagaagaaggagcaggaCAAGGCCAAAGAGAAGCAACAGGAAGAGCTcagcaaacagagacagatagagaag GATCTGGAGGAACAGAGCCGTTTGATCGCCGCTTCCAGTCGCCCCGTTAACCCTCCTGGCTCTGACGGACAATTCCTGGTGCTTAGCAACAGCCAATCGGAGGACAGCGATGCcggggaggaggggaagaagaaggGCGAGTCTGAAGCCTAA
- the LOC124056951 gene encoding uncharacterized serine-rich protein C215.13-like, producing the protein MKSKPLYVPAVMAVMSALVNVVSASAWTTTAPSFRANLNGKMFTLSSNGGGISFYPAYFNPSSTTIPRYTTRSIPTARLSTTQFTTTARLSTTRFTPTTTSTTKSTHTTTSTTRFTPTTTSTTRFTPTTTSTTKSAHTTTRFTPTTTSTTKSTPTYPPWTSAPPVRGVSVCLRFLTDYQQSSSPTIFTLSPSSRNPLKMAVSVSGVYVLSFDRYEYNRLYLQPNKLFWTHIEPEIWTTVCLTVDSMKNVAQVFSGPRISIRKMLPSEYAWSGEPVIYFPGFDGQVTDVQVWDYPISYREIYNYMTTSVYRPDVGSVLTWSSISYSPRGRTLLEDIYERQAKRLVGRRGRWHRPKGGKKKTRLFSSMGERKDRKEQQL; encoded by the exons ATGAAGAGCAAGCCGCTTTACGTTCCCGCGGTGATGGCTGTGATGTCAGCACTGGTGAATGTGGTGTCAGCTTCAGCATGGACGACAACAG cacCTTCTTTCAGGGCCAATTTAAATGGCAAGATGTTCACTTTGTCTTCCAACGGAGGAGGAATATCTTTCTATCCAGCCTATTTTAACCCGTCATCAACTACTATCCCCCGCTACACCACCCGATCCATCCCAACCGCCAGACTGAGCACCACCCAATTCACCACCACCGCCAGATTGAGCACCACCCGAttcacccccaccaccaccagcaccaccaaatccacccacaccaccaccagcaccacccgattcacccccaccaccaccagcaccacccgattcacccccaccaccaccagcaccaccaaaTCCGCCCACACCACCACCCGAttcacccccaccaccaccagcaccaccaaaTCCACCCCCACCTACCCTCCCTGGACCTCAGCACCTCCCGTCAGAG GTGTATCCGTCTGTCTGCGATTCCTCACCGACTACCAGCAGTCCAGTAGCCCCACAATCTTCACGCTCAGTCCATCCAGCCGGAACCCACTGAAGATGgcagtcagtgtcagtggtgTTTACGTGCTGAGCTTTGACAGATACGAGTACAACAGGCTGTACTTGCAACCCAACAAATTATTCTGGACACACATTGAACCAGAGATCTGGACCACAGTCTGCCTGACCGTGGACTCCATGAAGAATGTAGCGCAGGTGTTTAGCGGCCCCAGAATTAGCATCAGGAAGATGCTGCCCTCTGAG tatgcCTGGTCAGGTGAGCctgtaatttattttccagGTTTTGATGGTCAGGTGACAGACGTCCAAGTGTGGGATTATCCTATCTCCTACAGGGAAATCTACAACTACATGACCACCAGCGtctacag gccTGACGTTGGCTCCGTCCTCACCTGGTCCTCCATCAGCTACTCTCCCAGAGGAAGGACACTATTGGAAGACATCTATGAGAGGCAGGCAAAACGCCTCGTCGGCAGAAGGGGGAGATGGCATCGTCcaaagggagggaagaagaagaccaGGCTGTTTTCCAGCATGGGGGAAAGGAAGGATAGAAAGGAACAACAGCTGTAA
- the LOC124056949 gene encoding ADP-ribosylation factor 4-like: MGVIVSHIFSRFTSKRPVRILMVGLDAAGKTTLLYRLKLAEVVTTIPTIGFNVETVEFKNISFTVWDVGGQTIIRPLWRHYYTNTQGLIFVVDSNDPERIKEAADELHRMLEEEDLRGVALLVFANKQDLPRAMSVSDITEALSLSGVSQPWFVQASCAVSGTGLVEGLDWLSNQILKQ, from the exons atggGCGTCATCGTCTCGCACATCTTCTCCAGGTTCACCTCCAAGAGACCCGTCAGGATTTTAATGG TGGGTCTGGATGCAGCAGGTAAAACCACTCTGCTGTACAGACTGAAGTTGGCCGAGGTCGTCACCACCATCCCAACTATCG gttttaATGTGGAGACTGTGGAATTTAAGAACATCAGTTTCACAGTTTGGGATGTTGGTGGTCAGACTATCATCAGACCTCTGTGGAGACATTACTACACTAACACACAG GGTCTGATATTTGTGGTCGACAGCAACGATCCTGAGAGAATTAAAGAAGCTGCTGACGAGCTGCACAGGATg ctggaggaggaggacctgaGGGGCGTGGCCTTACTTGTATTTGCTAACAAACAGGATTTGCCCAGAGCCATGTCTgtcagtgacatcacagaggCCCTGAGCCTATCAGGAGTCTCACAGCCG tgGTTTGTCCAGGCGTCCTGTGCGGTCAGTGGCACCGGTCTGGTCGAGGGTCTGGACTGGCTCTCCAACCAGATCCTCAAACAGTAG